The genomic DNA TATTAATCGGCTCCCAACTTTCAACACTCTTTAGTAACTCTTCTTGTTTTTCGATATGAGCAGAAGCTTCTTCTTCTAATCCAACCGAACTTGATAGTTGCACACTGAATTCTGCTGGATATTGTTTAAGATCATATGGTGACTGATTTATAACTGTTTCACCGATATGTTTTTCAACTTGATGATGACGGATCAAAGCTGGACCAATCCAATCAGTATATGATACGGCATTCGCACGTTTAAATGCTGGTAGAAGCCATTCTTGTTCCTCTAATGAATCTTTCCAGCTTTGTAATTTCTTTGCTGCATCTTTAACTGTTGCTGTCAAAATAAGCTTTTCCTTAGCACGTGTTAATGCAACATACAAGACACGCATTTCTTCTGCTATCATTTCAAATTGCATACGTCTCTTCATCGCATGTTGAGCAATAGTAGGATAACTTACACGTAATTTTGGATGAACAAATTTTGAAGCAAATCCTAAATCTTTATGCAACATGACTTTTGCTCGTAAATCTTGCATATTAAACTGCTTCCCTAATCCCGCAACAAATACGATCGGAAACTCTAAACCTTTGCTTTTATGAATCGTCATGAGTCGAATAACATCCTCTTGCTCACCAAGTGCACGAGCAGCTCCTAAGTCATCGCCACGATCTTGCATTCGTTCAATAAATCGAAGAAAACGAAACAAACCTCGAAATGATGTTTCTTCATATTGACGGGCACGATCATACAAGGCACGTAAATTTGCTTGACGTTGTTTACCACCAGGGATTCCACCGACAAAATCGTAATAAC from Bacillus solimangrovi includes the following:
- a CDS encoding 3'-5' exonuclease; this translates as YYDFVGGIPGGKQRQANLRALYDRARQYEETSFRGLFRFLRFIERMQDRGDDLGAARALGEQEDVIRLMTIHKSKGLEFPIVFVAGLGKQFNMQDLRAKVMLHKDLGFASKFVHPKLRVSYPTIAQHAMKRRMQFEMIAEEMRVLYVALTRAKEKLILTATVKDAAKKLQSWKDSLEEQEWLLPAFKRANAVSYTDWIGPALIRHHQVEKHIGETVINQSPYDLKQYPAEFSVQLSSSVGLEEEASAHIEKQEELLKSVESWEPINSKSELVDTVEQRLNWSYPYRDAVEKRAKQSVTEIKRTQQQDEYTDNQYVRQFRGPIQSRPRFMQKEKLTAPERGTAMHMVMQHVELREKIDIDTIATKVDEMVAKELLTAEQANAIDVKQIVAFYETDLGQRVIESESVKREVPFTMTLRSNEAYPNWLGEGESVLVQGVIDCVIKDSESLVLIDYKTDAIQERFKGGFVEAKPKLVSRYKIQIDMYTKALEQIWKRPVTERYLYFFDGGHVLKL